GTTTCTTCAGTAGAAATTAACTTTAAACCGATGATTCCAAAGATCATTAATCCTAAAAATAAAATCTTTCCAATATTTGCTCCTTCGTCTAAAACGGTCATTCCGAGTATCGCTGTGCCAGCAGCTCCTATACCAGTGAATACTGCATAAGCTGTTCCGACAGCAATTTTTTTTAAGGCATTTGAAAAGAAATAAAAGCTGATGACAATTGTTACGATCGTAATGATTGTTGGAGTTAATTCAGTAAATCCGTGTGAATATTTTAAGCCGATTGCCCATACAATCTCGAGCAAACCAGCGATAATAAGATAAATCCAAGCCATTCTAATTCCTCCTTACATAATAATAAGCCCTTTTTACAGGGCCTATTTAGCACGTATGCCTTCCCAAAATATCGTCCAAGCATCGTGGATTTTTTGGTCATAATGTTCTGGTTCGTAATAAAAACGCTGAATGAACAGTCCGTCGGTTAAACAATAAAAGCTATTGATATACAAATCAATGGGACGTTCAATTATTTCTCCTTCAGCCATCCCCTGTGTAAAAATAGCATGCAAGATTTGATCAGATAATCGTTCGCTTCTTAAGAAAATAGATTTTACTTCCGACTGCAAATGTTCAGGTGGAAACAAAATAAGCCGACGATACATCTGTCCAAAAGAATCTTTTTCAATCATCGTGCAGAAATCTACAACAAAGCAATGAAGCTGTTCTTTAGCAGACTTTGTTTTATGCTGTTCGTATATAACAGACAACTTTGTTAAAAATAAATTCATTAAATCATGCACGGTTAGTAAAAATAAGTCGTCTTTATTCTTAAAATGAGCGTACAGGGAAGGTTTTTTTATACCTACTTTTGATGAGATATCAGCAAGCGATGTTTCTGTATAGCCTTTTTCTCCAAAGAGCTCCATCGCTGCAGCTCTAATTTTTTCTACAGTTGATAATTCACTCAAGAAAAGCTCCTCCTTAATCTAACTAACGGTCGTTAGGTAAAAGATATCAAATATAAAAAAAAGAAGCAAGGGAATTGCTTCTTTTTAATGTATTTTCACTAAATGACGCTGAGTTAAAAATAAAGAAAAGATAAAAATAAGCTCAAACGTATTTGTTACGGCTGTACTTGGTATAGGAATTGGCACAGCACTTCCTACAATCATCACCGCTACTCCAATCATCATGCTGCTCCATCGAGTCTTGCGAAATAAGGAAATTCCAATAAAAAGCAAAATAATCGCCACAATGAGAACCATAAGAGGGGGACCGGATGATCCCGCTAATGTATAGCGAACAATGCCATATTCACGTATAACTTCCATACGCTGACTAATCGTCTCGATTATTTCATAGCTGATTAAGGCAAACGTAGTTAGCAAAAAAAGAATGCCGGCAACTGGTTTTTTAGCCCATGTAATCGTCGAGTATTTCGCTACGCCATATGCAAAGAGCACCAGAGTAGGGGGAAATAAAGCGTGAAACCAAAAGCGAAGCATGCTGAGTGAACGTAAAGTATCGCCTTCACCGATAAATGAACCAATCCCAATCATTATATTATCGTAAATTAGTCCAGCTATTACTAAAGGAAGAAAAAGGATGTAAAGCGGCGAAGTGTTTTTTCTTACTACATATATGCTAAAGAAAAACAGGACGATATAGCAAAAAGAAAATAGAAAATAAAGGATTGTATCAACCATTGTTTTCCTCCTTTTGATGATACTTCTTCTTTTTATGATAACATCATATGCCAAAAAAGTGAGAAGTCATGCATTTTTCTAGGCAATCTTATCGGACAAAAGCTACCTTTATCGGTAGAAAGATTCAGAAAATATTGAAATAAAAATAGGGAAAGAGGCCATAGTCAAGAGATTTAGATTTACTGAATTGATTATTAAATAAAGGAAATCTATAAAACAACAACAAAAGAACTAGTCACATATGGAGTCTAAATGCTTATATAATTAGAAAAAAATATTTAATGTCCTTTCTATTTAAGTAAGTTAAATGTAAGCGGAAAATGATAAGAAAATGTATTTTTCTTACTTTTATATCTATCTATCATCCTCACAAGTACGGTTGTTAGACAAATTCAATTGGTATATCCACAAAAAGGAATTAATGGAATAAAATATTTTTTATCCCACTTTTATATTACAAAACGTTTTCTAAAGTTAAGAAATTTTTAATTACGTAATATTTCCGTGTGTTAATTGTAAGAGTGATGTATAAAATATTCCTGTTATTATGGTAAAAAAAGGTATCGATGGAATTTTTCTAGGTAAATAAACTTTAGACCTATTCTGTAAATTTCAAATAAAACGATGAGTTTTTAATTCTGTAAATAGACAATCGGAATTGTAAGAATATATAACATTTGAGCTATTGACCACTAATGAGCGCAGATGATAGTTTTAGAGCTGTTGAAATTGGTACTCGAGTCCATTTTTCAAAGCAGGTGTTTTAGCAGCATGCTAGCGCTGTTAATTGATTAGTTCCCATACATATATAAAGGGAGTAAAACTATGAAATCGTATATCTATCATTATGAATCAAAAGCATTCATAACGTATCCAACAGGAGAAGTTTGGAAGGAGAAGAATGAAACATGATCTTAATTATCCTATGCTGCCTATTTTTAGTAGGGTATGGCGTTTGGGAGTATCGCAGACATTTACGCAAGCTGCATTCAATTCCTGTACGAGTGAATGTTAATGGTATTCGCGGAAAATCCACCGTTACACGATTGATTACAGGTATTGTAAAAGAAGCAGGTTACAAAACAGTAGGGAAAACGACAGGAACACAAGCGCGTATGATCTACTGGCATACAAGTGAAGAAGAACCAATTATTCGTCGTAAAGAAGGTCCGAACATTGGAGAACAGCGACGGGTGGTAAATGAAGTTGCCGATATTGGTGCGGAAGCTCTTATTTGTGAATGTATGGCGGTACAGCCTGATTATCAAATCACATTCCAAAATCAGCTGATTCAAGCCAAGGTAGGCGTTATTGTAAACGTACTAGAAGATCACATGGATGTAATGGGTCCAACTCTAGATGAAGTTGCTCAAGCGTTCACTGCTACTATTCCTTATGATGGCCACCTTGTTACAATTGAAGGTCCATATTTGGAATACTATAAAAAAATAGCCGCAGAGCGCAACACAAAGGTTATTGTAGCTGACAATGATAAAGTATCTGAAGCGTATTTACGTGAATTTGATTATATGGTTTTCCCTGATAATGCTTCCATCGGTTTAGCAGTAGCAGAAGCACTTGGTATCGATGCTGAAACAGCGATGAGAGGAATGTTAAATGCCCAGCCTGACCCAGGAGCAATGAGAATTACAACGTTTGGCGATGAAAAAAATCCAGCATTTTTAGTAAATGGATTTGCGGCCAACGACGCTTCTTCTACGCTTCGTATTTGGGAACGTGTAGATTCAATGAACTATAGCGAAAAGCTTCCTATTGTCATTATGAACTGCCGTCCGGACCGTGTAGATCGCACGGAGCAATTTGCTGAAGATGTAATGCCATACATTGAAGCGGACGTAATGATTGCAATTGGTCAGACGACCTCACCGATCGCTGCTGCATATCAAAGAGGCGAATTGCCAACAAAAGAATTCTGGGATATGGAAGGCGCTTCTACAGAAGAAATTTTAGAGCGCATGAAGCCTTATTTAAAAGATCGTATTGTATACGGTGTCGGAAATATCCACGGTTCAGCCGAGCCGCTTGTTGAAGCTATTATTGAAATGAAAAAGATGAGAAAAGCAGTTTAATCTAGGAGGCCATTTCATGTTCGGATCAGATTTATATATTGCCCTTGTGTTAGGGGTTACACTAAGCTTAATTTTTACAGAAAAAACGGGCGTATTGCCAGCCGGTCTTATCGTACCGGGGTATTTAGCTCTTGTATTTGATCAGCCAATTACCATTTTAATGATTTTCTTAATTAGTATTTTAACGTATGTTATCGTCGTGTACGGAATCTCAAAAGTAGTTATTTTATATGGACGTCGCAAATTTACAGCGATGTTAATTACGGGTATTGTGATTAAAGTTGCATTTGATTATTTCTTCCCAATCTTGCCGTTTGAAGTGTTTGAATTACGCGGAATTGGTATCATTGTACCGGGCTTAATTGCAAATACAATGCAAAAGCAAGGTCTTCCTTTAACAGTTGGAACAACGGTTTTATTAAGTGGTGTAACATTTGGAATTATGCAAGTTTATTATTTATTTTAATACACAAACAAACCGCAGCTGGTAAAGGAAGGTGAAAGCGTTGAAAGAGAAAAAATTAAACTTTCAAGAAAAAGTATTGATGTTTATAAAGAAAACAAAGCCTACAACTGGCAAGCAAGCTCTTATCTTAACGCCAATTTTAATCGTAATTTTAGCTCTTTCAGGATGGATGGAGCGTTCGGATGCTCTTGAAAACCCTGAGACTGCTAATCCAGAGGCCAATAATGATTTAACGATGACTATGGTCGGAGACATTATGATGGGTCGCCATGTAAGAGAAGTAACTGAACGCTACGGAGAAGATTTTGTATTCCGCAACGTGGAGCCGTTCTTTAAAAATTCGGATTACGTAAGCGGGAACTACGAAACGCCGATTTTAACAAATGACGTAGATTCATATAAAGCAGTGGAAAAAGGTATTCATTTATATAGTAAGCCTGCTGATCTAGCGACCGTTAAAAATGCAGGTTTCGACGTATTAAACTTAGCGAACAACCACTCCATGGACTACAGTGCAAAAGGGTTAGAAGATACGATCTCTACTTTCGAAGCAAACAAATTAGATTTTGTTGGTGCTGGTCGTAATTCTGAAGAAGCAAAACATATTTCGTATAAAGATGCTGACGGTATCCGCATTGCAACCGTAGGTTTTACGGACGTATATGTAGATGGAACTCAGGCTGGAAAAAACAATCCAGGTATTTTAAAAGCAGACCCGGATCTTATTTTCAGCACGATTCAACAAGCGAAAGCAAATGCTGATTTAGTTGTAGTGAATGCCCACTGGGGTGAAGAATACGATGCACAACCAAGTCCTCGTCAAGAAGGACTAGCAAAAGCGATGGTAGACGCTGGTGCGGACATTATCATTGGTCACCATCCGCACGTTCTACAATCATATGACGTATATAAAGGTTCGGTTATTTTCTATAGCTTAGGAAACTTTATTTTTGACCAAGGGTGGTCAAGTACGAAAAATACAGCGATGGTTCAGTATCATTTAAACAAGCAGGGCCAAGCTAAAATTGATGTTATTCCAATGGTTATTAAAGCAGGTACACCAACTCCAACAGATAACCCTTGGCGCATGAAGCGTATTTATAACGATTTAAACAAGTTTTCTTCAAACCCTGAACTGTTAGAAAAAGAACGAAACAAGTTTGAATTAAACTTAGATCATTCTCGCATTATAAAACATGCAGAGGAGCGCAAAAAGAACGAAGCGCAAGCTAACTAATAGCCGTCATACACAGAGGAGGTAAAAGATGATAAATAAACGTAATACGATTATTGTTTCCATTGTCATCTTTTCACTCATAGTAGGTGTATGTGTTTATCAATTTATGTTTCCAAAACAAGAATATGCAGTAAGTACTTCAGATCCTCGCGCCACAAAAGTAGGTATGGAAATTCTTAAACAAGGCGGTACAGCAGTTGATGCGGCTATTGCCATTTCCTACACGCTTGGTGTTGTGGAACCGTACGGATCAGGACTTGGGGGAGGCGGCGGAATGCTGATTGATCCAGCAGATGCCTCTCCAACATTTATTGACTACCGAGAAATTGCACCTAAGAATGATAAAGAAGATGAGATTGGCGTACCAGGATTCGTCGCTGGTATGGATTATATTCAGCACCATTACGGATCTCTGTCGATGAGCAAACTAATCGACCCGGCCATTAACTATGCCGAGAATGGGTACAAAGTGGACAAAGATTTGCACGATAGGCTGGTTTCATACAAAGGTAATGTGAATGAAGATGAAATTCCTAGCTTTTATCCAGATGAGGACGCCATTAACACAGGTGAAATCGTCAAACAGCATGAATTAGCGAACACGCTGCAAAAGATTAAGGAAGAAGGACCAAATGCTTTTTATAGAGGGGAAATTGCAGACGATATTACAGAAGAAACGAAAGTAAGTCACAAAGACTTACGAAAGTATGAGCCTGTTGAGCGCAAACCTCTATCGACTAATTATAAAGGTCATCAAATTATTTCAGCACCTCCTCCTTTTGCTGGTGCTACGCTTATTCAAATGTTAAAAATGACGGATCAAGAAGATATTTGGAAGCTGAAGGAATCGCACCCTAGTCTTTATTATCATTTTCTTGGTCAGATTTCAAAAGTAGCTTATCAAGACCGTTTGAAAAAAATTGCCGATCCGGCTTTTATAAAAGAAACACCAAATGATTGGATCGACGATCATTACGTGCATTTACTTCGTAATAAATTAAATAATACTGAAACAGATCATACCAAAGTAAGCGACGTCGAAGAACATGAAAGTACCACTCATTTTGTTGTCATGGACGGTGAAGGAACCGTTGTATCGACAACGAATACGCTGAGTAATTTCTTCGGCAGCGGTGAATATGTAGATGGGTTCTTTTTGAATAATACGCTCAATACGTTTGGGGAAGGAATTAATAAGCGTGAACCTGGTAAGCGCCCAAGAACATTTACAGCCCCTACCATTATTCGGGAAGGTGATGAATGGGTAATGTCCATTGGCACACCGGGAGGAAATCGCATTCCGCAAGTGTTAACGCAAGTAATTGGGGATTATTTTGAAGACAAAGATTCCATTAAAAACGCAGTAGAAAACAAGCGTGTAATTTTTGATTCTCATAAGTTTTATTCAGAAGCTAAGCTTAAACAGTCAACTAAAGATGGTTTAAAAACGTACGGATATGACTTAAAAAACAATGATAACGCTATGTTTTACGGAGGCGTTCAAGCTCTTGTGAAAGACTTAAAGAAAAATAAAATCCAAGGTGACGCTGATCCGCGCCGCCACGGTTTATGGGAAGAAAGTACAGACTAACTTAATTGGAGGAATAGAAAATGATCGCAAAACGAATCGTAGGGATTGTAGGACCAATTGCTATTGTAGCAGGAGTAGTAGCAGGACTTGGAGCTTTAAAACATCCGGCTACTCTTTCAACAGATGAACAGCAAAAAATTGAAAATAACGTAAAAATGATTGAACAAACAAAATCTGCTGCTACAGATGCAGTAAATGATGCTGCGGCAGCTTCTGGAAAATAAACCTTGTATAGTAATAAAAAGGCATCGTCTAGGACGATGTCTTTTTTTGTGTTCAATGTAATGTATGGATAAAAATGAAAGCGCTTCACAAAATATACAGATGAGTAAAAATGGAGGGTAATATGTGAATAAAAAGTTACTGTTGTTTAATATTATTGCTTTTTTATTATTAATTTGCGTTATAGCCGCTTTTTTTATGACTCAATCGAGTACGGAACTTAGTCCTAAAAAGCTGCTTAAAAGAAATAATGATCATTCTTATGGTGTGAGTTCATCTAATTCTCTGGCAGCAAATATAGGGATGGACGTATTAAAAGAAGGCGGGAATGCAGTAGATGCGGCTATTGCTATTTCGTATGCTCTGAACGTAGTTGAACCTTTTGGATCTGGGATTGGCGGAGGCGGAGGTATGCTAATTGCTAAAAAAGATCAGCCCGCTACCTTTATCGATTACCGGGAAACCGCTCCAACTTCTATGAGCGGTAAAAACGGCGTGCCTGGATTTGTCGCTGGTATGGAATATATTCAGCAGAAGTATGGTACAAAATCAATGAGTGATTTGATTCAGCCCTCTGTTGAATACGCTGAAAAAGGGTTTGAAGTAGACTCTCTTTTATCTTCTCGATTGTATTACTCTAGAGGAAGGATGGATGTGGATGATCTCTCTGCTTTTTATCCGAAGGGAGAAGCAATCGAGGAAGGAGAAACGCTGTCGCAGCCAGTATTAGCTAAAACGTTAATCAAGATTCAGCGAGAAGGTGCATCTGCATTTTATAAAGGAGATCTGGCACAAGATCTTGCTGATGCAACGCCTATTTCTAAAAAAGACTTATCTTCCTATCAAGTAACAGAAACCAAGCCTGTCGTTTCTACTTACAATGGAACTGAAGTTATTTCAGCGCCTCCGCCTTTTTCTGGGATTACACTTATCCAAATGTTAAAAATGGCAGAGACAGAAAATCTTGAAGCAATGCCTGACAAAGAATATTACGAAACGATGAACAGGATTAAAAAAGCAGCTTACTCCGATCGATTAAAACATATAGGAGATCCAGTCTTTCATAATCAAAACTTAAGTGAATTAGTTAGTGATGATTATATAACAAACTTGGTCAATCACCCGACACGTTCTTCAGGTGAAAGAGACGAAGAACACGAAAGTACAACGCATTTTGTTGTTATTGATTCAGAAGGAACCGTTGTATCTACGACAAATACGTTGAGTAACTTTTTTGGTACAGGCGAACAAGTTGACGGTTTTTTTCTTAATAACAATGCTGATACATTTGGAAGCAAAGAACCGAATAATCGTGAGCCTGGAAAAAGAGCAAGAACTTTTACGGCTCCCACCATTATAAGAGAAAAAGGCGAGTGGGCGATGGGAATAGGTTCTCCGGGCGGAACACGGATTCCTCAAATTTTAACTCAAGTACTTTCTAAAAATCTTGAAGGAAATGAACCGCTTCAAGAAGCTGTAAATGAACCAAGATTTATTTTTGACGATTCGACCATTTATGTAGAGCCCGATTTAAATACGAAAAATATTCCTTCTGCATTTCGAGTGCAAACAAAGGAAAGCGACGTATTTTATGGCGGTATCCAAGCGTTAACAATTAACTTTCAAGATAAACAAATGGAAGGAGCGGGAGACCCTAGAAGAAATGGGGTTTGGAAAACAGGAGATTAACGAAGTAAAGGCCCCTTCTCATATGCTTAGGCATAATGAGAAGGAGTTTGAAAATAACGAATGGAATGAAAGTCTTTGTCGCTAGAATGAAAATGTACATAAATGGGGGAACGATCTAAGGCAGGATGAGCTCTGAAAAATGTGGCATCACCGTAGCGCAATGCTTTTAGTAAGTAAGGCATTTCCTGTTTAAAAATAGCATACCGTATGGCTTGAACAGACTTTTCTGTTTGTTCATTTCCAATAAATACGTATACATACAGCGTATCAACACCGTCTTTGTGGAGCCATTCGGCAAAAAGCTCATTTCGCTGCTCATTTAATTGATCAACAGCAAATTTTTCGTCGATCCAAAGAAATAAATCGTCTGTTTGTTCAGAATGAGTGAGCGTATAGCGGCGCCCAATAAAAGGAAAGGTGGGCGTGCTTCCTTGCCGGTATGTGACGCTAAATTGCTGAGGATTAAAAGCAGACAAACGGCATCTTCCTTTCACGCTTTTAAGTAGTTTATGCATAAAAAAAAGAAATTTCACACATTCGTCAAGAATTTCAAGCTGTTTTTCTTACATGCATACTTATTAAAAAGTTGTTACACTGAAGAAAAGAAATAGTGGGTGATAAAAGATGGAGCCGCTGTATATTGTTTTATCGATTTTTTTAGCAGCGATGCTATCGTATGATATTGCTAAATTTGTTCGAGGGGACCGGCCAGATTGGAAAGAGGGTCTCGTGACGGGTCTTGTGTTTGTCGGCTTTTTAGCAGCCATGCAAATGGCTTTTCACATTGTATAGCGACGAAAGAAAAAAGTGCTTGATGCACTTTTTTCTTTTTTAAAGATATGCCGGATAAGTTTAGTTCGGCAAGACTAAAAAGCTCGGAT
This sequence is a window from Priestia aryabhattai. Protein-coding genes within it:
- a CDS encoding gamma-glutamyltransferase family protein; this translates as MINKRNTIIVSIVIFSLIVGVCVYQFMFPKQEYAVSTSDPRATKVGMEILKQGGTAVDAAIAISYTLGVVEPYGSGLGGGGGMLIDPADASPTFIDYREIAPKNDKEDEIGVPGFVAGMDYIQHHYGSLSMSKLIDPAINYAENGYKVDKDLHDRLVSYKGNVNEDEIPSFYPDEDAINTGEIVKQHELANTLQKIKEEGPNAFYRGEIADDITEETKVSHKDLRKYEPVERKPLSTNYKGHQIISAPPPFAGATLIQMLKMTDQEDIWKLKESHPSLYYHFLGQISKVAYQDRLKKIADPAFIKETPNDWIDDHYVHLLRNKLNNTETDHTKVSDVEEHESTTHFVVMDGEGTVVSTTNTLSNFFGSGEYVDGFFLNNTLNTFGEGINKREPGKRPRTFTAPTIIREGDEWVMSIGTPGGNRIPQVLTQVIGDYFEDKDSIKNAVENKRVIFDSHKFYSEAKLKQSTKDGLKTYGYDLKNNDNAMFYGGVQALVKDLKKNKIQGDADPRRHGLWEESTD
- the sugE gene encoding quaternary ammonium compound efflux SMR transporter SugE, whose translation is MAWIYLIIAGLLEIVWAIGLKYSHGFTELTPTIITIVTIVISFYFFSNALKKIAVGTAYAVFTGIGAAGTAILGMTVLDEGANIGKILFLGLMIFGIIGLKLISTEETEREES
- the pgsC gene encoding poly-gamma-glutamate biosynthesis protein PgsC, with product MFGSDLYIALVLGVTLSLIFTEKTGVLPAGLIVPGYLALVFDQPITILMIFLISILTYVIVVYGISKVVILYGRRKFTAMLITGIVIKVAFDYFFPILPFEVFELRGIGIIVPGLIANTMQKQGLPLTVGTTVLLSGVTFGIMQVYYLF
- a CDS encoding CapA family protein — translated: MKEKKLNFQEKVLMFIKKTKPTTGKQALILTPILIVILALSGWMERSDALENPETANPEANNDLTMTMVGDIMMGRHVREVTERYGEDFVFRNVEPFFKNSDYVSGNYETPILTNDVDSYKAVEKGIHLYSKPADLATVKNAGFDVLNLANNHSMDYSAKGLEDTISTFEANKLDFVGAGRNSEEAKHISYKDADGIRIATVGFTDVYVDGTQAGKNNPGILKADPDLIFSTIQQAKANADLVVVNAHWGEEYDAQPSPRQEGLAKAMVDAGADIIIGHHPHVLQSYDVYKGSVIFYSLGNFIFDQGWSSTKNTAMVQYHLNKQGQAKIDVIPMVIKAGTPTPTDNPWRMKRIYNDLNKFSSNPELLEKERNKFELNLDHSRIIKHAEERKKNEAQAN
- the pgsB gene encoding poly-gamma-glutamate synthase PgsB, which codes for MILIILCCLFLVGYGVWEYRRHLRKLHSIPVRVNVNGIRGKSTVTRLITGIVKEAGYKTVGKTTGTQARMIYWHTSEEEPIIRRKEGPNIGEQRRVVNEVADIGAEALICECMAVQPDYQITFQNQLIQAKVGVIVNVLEDHMDVMGPTLDEVAQAFTATIPYDGHLVTIEGPYLEYYKKIAAERNTKVIVADNDKVSEAYLREFDYMVFPDNASIGLAVAEALGIDAETAMRGMLNAQPDPGAMRITTFGDEKNPAFLVNGFAANDASSTLRIWERVDSMNYSEKLPIVIMNCRPDRVDRTEQFAEDVMPYIEADVMIAIGQTTSPIAAAYQRGELPTKEFWDMEGASTEEILERMKPYLKDRIVYGVGNIHGSAEPLVEAIIEMKKMRKAV
- a CDS encoding CapE family protein; its protein translation is MIAKRIVGIVGPIAIVAGVVAGLGALKHPATLSTDEQQKIENNVKMIEQTKSAATDAVNDAAAASGK
- a CDS encoding TetR/AcrR family transcriptional regulator, with the translated sequence MSELSTVEKIRAAAMELFGEKGYTETSLADISSKVGIKKPSLYAHFKNKDDLFLLTVHDLMNLFLTKLSVIYEQHKTKSAKEQLHCFVVDFCTMIEKDSFGQMYRRLILFPPEHLQSEVKSIFLRSERLSDQILHAIFTQGMAEGEIIERPIDLYINSFYCLTDGLFIQRFYYEPEHYDQKIHDAWTIFWEGIRAK
- a CDS encoding staygreen family protein translates to MSAFNPQQFSVTYRQGSTPTFPFIGRRYTLTHSEQTDDLFLWIDEKFAVDQLNEQRNELFAEWLHKDGVDTLYVYVFIGNEQTEKSVQAIRYAIFKQEMPYLLKALRYGDATFFRAHPALDRSPIYVHFHSSDKDFHSIRYFQTPSHYA
- a CDS encoding gamma-glutamyltransferase family protein, yielding MNKKLLLFNIIAFLLLICVIAAFFMTQSSTELSPKKLLKRNNDHSYGVSSSNSLAANIGMDVLKEGGNAVDAAIAISYALNVVEPFGSGIGGGGGMLIAKKDQPATFIDYRETAPTSMSGKNGVPGFVAGMEYIQQKYGTKSMSDLIQPSVEYAEKGFEVDSLLSSRLYYSRGRMDVDDLSAFYPKGEAIEEGETLSQPVLAKTLIKIQREGASAFYKGDLAQDLADATPISKKDLSSYQVTETKPVVSTYNGTEVISAPPPFSGITLIQMLKMAETENLEAMPDKEYYETMNRIKKAAYSDRLKHIGDPVFHNQNLSELVSDDYITNLVNHPTRSSGERDEEHESTTHFVVIDSEGTVVSTTNTLSNFFGTGEQVDGFFLNNNADTFGSKEPNNREPGKRARTFTAPTIIREKGEWAMGIGSPGGTRIPQILTQVLSKNLEGNEPLQEAVNEPRFIFDDSTIYVEPDLNTKNIPSAFRVQTKESDVFYGGIQALTINFQDKQMEGAGDPRRNGVWKTGD